A window of the Marinifilum sp. JC120 genome harbors these coding sequences:
- a CDS encoding ABC transporter substrate-binding protein yields MFFSIAAARVLASELEDFKKRGVLRHLGIPYAKFVTLQQSGLDVELMQRFARHLGVRYEFVQSNWARVFGDLTGSHIYPVGDDVKLLGRAEIRGDVIATGLTILKWREKIVDYSNPTFPTQVWCIALSDSPLKSVESEKSLEVKIREVKSLLKGQLVMGKAKTCIAPELYGIDRVAARVYDFPGSLDDLAPALLKRLVDVSLIDVPNALVALSKWKGVFRVLGPVSEEQRMGVAFRKDSPELLREFNSFFAELKESGEYRGMVLKYYPGVFEYYGEFFEE; encoded by the coding sequence TTGTTTTTTTCAATTGCAGCTGCGCGTGTTTTGGCGTCTGAACTGGAAGATTTCAAAAAGAGAGGGGTGTTGCGCCATCTCGGTATCCCTTATGCAAAATTTGTTACGCTGCAGCAATCCGGGCTTGATGTGGAACTCATGCAGCGTTTTGCCCGTCATTTGGGTGTCCGTTACGAATTCGTGCAATCCAACTGGGCCAGAGTGTTCGGGGATCTGACCGGAAGCCATATTTATCCCGTTGGTGACGATGTCAAACTTCTCGGCCGGGCAGAGATCAGGGGGGATGTTATTGCCACCGGGCTGACCATCCTTAAATGGCGCGAGAAGATAGTTGACTATTCTAATCCGACATTTCCCACTCAGGTTTGGTGTATTGCTTTGTCAGATTCTCCGCTCAAATCGGTCGAGAGTGAAAAGAGCCTTGAGGTAAAGATTCGGGAAGTTAAGTCCCTGCTTAAAGGTCAGCTTGTCATGGGCAAGGCGAAAACTTGTATAGCACCCGAACTATATGGAATTGATCGTGTTGCAGCCAGAGTGTATGATTTTCCAGGATCTTTGGATGATCTTGCCCCGGCTTTGCTTAAAAGATTGGTAGATGTTTCTTTGATTGATGTGCCGAATGCTCTTGTTGCTTTAAGCAAATGGAAAGGGGTGTTTAGAGTACTTGGACCGGTATCAGAAGAGCAACGCATGGGGGTTGCTTTCCGCAAGGATTCCCCGGAACTTTTGCGAGAATTCAATAGTTTTTTTGCCGAATTGAAGGAAAGTGGAGAATACCGGGGGATGGTTTTAAAGTATTATCCCGGCGTATTTGAATATTATGGTGAATTTTTTGAAGAGTAA